The genome window ATACTAGTGAGAGGTCTAACTCTAGCAGTGCTAGTGATGAGAGTGGAGGAAGCACGGACGAGAACTACTCTTCTGGGGCCCCTGGGCTCCCTATTGAGGTCGTCCAAGAACAGCTTAGGAGAGCTTCTGGCTCTCAAGCTGGTTCTCCGTCCAATCCTACGGACGAGGTAGAAACCGTCTTCAGCTGTGCTGTAGGCGTCCATTCTAAGACGGACGAACAGAAGTTAAATAGCCTTAAATCCTGGTATCAAATCCCAGACGAGTTTAACCCTAGGCTGCCCGTCCGTGGAGAGTGGTGTTGTGAGCCCCGTTTTGGTATAGGCGTCTATGAATCTTACTTTTTaggtggccttaggtttcctttaaatgcCTTCGATAGAGAGTTATTAGTTAAGTTAGGTTTAGGtgtttgtcaattcaatcctaacgCATGGAGACTAATTatctccatgcaaattttgtggagggaagtttttggtggggaccgtcctcttacagtggacgagttcctttattgttataaaccttCTGCCATAAGTCAATCTGAAGGTTTTTATCAGTTTACTGCTAGAGGGAATGATTGTAGGTTGATCAAGTCCCTAGCTTCGTCTGATAGGAAATGGAAGACGGAGTTCATTTTCGTTTCAGGCTTCTGGGCAGGGAACCCTGTGGACGTTGGCAGGGATCCCTTTCCCCCTTACACTGGGGAACTAGGGAACCTTCGTCCAGAAGGTACgtcccttccccttgtttatttttattcttacttctatttgatatatttacaatttctaacctttgtttgtTCATTGTGTTGTAGCTGCCAAACGTCCGTCCCTGAGTAAATTCCATCGTGACCGCGTCCATAGAGCTCGTCTACATACAGACAGGAGCTTTCGTTCTCTTGTCACGCTAAGACGCTTAGCCAAGTGGGGTTTAGGTCCTGAGCCTTCAGACGAAGCTATCGCCCACGAAGTTACTGTGCGAAAAAGTAAGTTCTTAGCTaaacctccttttctttttcttttttgtgtacCTTCCTAACTCGTTCATCTCGTCTTaggaatgtcaacaatgaaagagaaTAGAGGGAAGGAGATTGCAGGAGAGGGGAAACGTCCTGAGGGTCAAGCCCAAGATCGTCCTGAGGGTCAGACTCGTCCAACGGTTGGGGACAAAAGGAAGTTCTTGCCAAAAAATATTGACTTGGAAGGGCTCCCCAGTCGTAGGGACAAAAGGGTCAAGTCAGGCTCGTCCAAGGTGGTCAAGTCCAAACCTCCCCAGTCCCAGCCTGCCGTCCAGATAGTTGATGTGGACTCGTCCACTCCAGTGGAGTCCACGCCGTCCAAGACTCCACCCAGAACTCCTTTGGCCAAGTCTACCACGCCTGGCTCGTCCCAGCATTCCACGAACATTATTGAGAACGAAGACCTGGCTTGGAAACGTTTCCAGATGGCTGTCAAGGACGAAGATATAAACGTGCTACAACATGGGTTTAAAGGAATTTGAACATTCAGGCGTCCATGACCTCTTCAAGGTATGTCAGTATCTCTCATCCTTATTTGGGTAGCCACTTTTCCTCATTTAATCACTCTATGTTGCTTTGTCTATTCATAGGCCATGTCCAAGTTTATAGCAGCGTCTAGACAGGCAACAGAGCTGGACAAGACGAGAGTCTTGTTGGAGACGAGGATTCAGCAGGTGAATGCTGAGTGTAAAAAATGGGCTGGGGTTGCTGAAAAAGCTAAGGACGAGGTCAAGGAACGTAACAAGCTGATTGAGGAGCTAAGGACGGATGCAGTGGAGAAGGATACGCGCATTGATCATTTGCAGAAGATGAATGATGAATTGAATGCTCGTCTCTCCAAGGCAAAAGAGGACGCTGTGGCTGAGTTCAAGTCGTCCAAAGAATATACAGACACTTTGGATCGCAATTATGCAGCTGGTTTTGAAGATTTCAGAATGGACGCTATTGAGAACTTCCCTGAAGttgattttaatgcaatcaAGCTTAACCTTGCTGCTGCCACAAGCTCTCTTCTCCAGACTGGCTCTGATGACGTCAACGTGGAAGACGATGCTAGTACCCAGCCTCAGGACGC of Quercus lobata isolate SW786 chromosome 8, ValleyOak3.0 Primary Assembly, whole genome shotgun sequence contains these proteins:
- the LOC115956582 gene encoding uncharacterized protein LOC115956582, with translation MSAASSSTDSLNKAIDEYCEDTSERSNSSSASDESGGSTDENYSSGAPGLPIEVVQEQLRRASGSQAGSPSNPTDEVETVFSCAVGVHSKTDEQKLNSLKSWYQIPDEFNPRLPVRGEWCCEPRFGIGVYESYFLGGLRFPLNAFDRELLVKLGLGVCQFNPNAWRLIISMQILWREVFGGDRPLTVDEFLYCYKPSAISQSEGFYQFTARGNDCRLIKSLASSDRKWKTEFIFVSGFWAGNPVDVGRDPFPPYTGELGNLRPEAAKRPSLSKFHRDRVHRARLHTDRSFRSLVTLRRLAKWGLGPEPSDEAIAHEVTVRKRMSTMKENRGKEIAGEGKRPEGQAQDRPEGQTRPTVGDKRKFLPKNIDLEGLPSRRDKRVKSGSSKVVKSKPPQSQPAVQIVDVDSSTPVESTPSKTPPRTPLAKSTTPGSSQWLSRTKI
- the LOC115956583 gene encoding uncharacterized protein LOC115956583 yields the protein MGLKEFEHSGVHDLFKAMSKFIAASRQATELDKTRVLLETRIQQVNAECKKWAGVAEKAKDEVKERNKLIEELRTDAVEKDTRIDHLQKMNDELNARLSKAKEDAVAEFKSSKEYTDTLDRNYAAGFEDFRMDAIENFPEVDFNAIKLNLAAATSSLLQTGSDDVNVEDDASTQPQDAPVVNAPPS